ATGTTCCGCATCGGGCGAACATACGAACTCGCCATAACCCGACATCTGCTCGAGTCAGAGCAGGGGCATGCGAAACCTAGGATGACGTCCACTCTGCTCTTCCGTGGTCGCGACGGAACAATCTCCTTTGACCTCTGGGCGCCAGAGAGTCGTTCGATCCGCGGGACGATTACACCCTCCTTCTATTCGGAGGCCGGTGAACTTCGTGACATACCCCACTCCTTTGAGGCAGCAGTGAAGAACGTGACAGCGGCTTTGAACTGTCTGGCTTGCAAGCACGTCCATGTAGCCGTTGCAAGAAGTACGCCAAGTAACCTTCTGGCGTCAGCTTAACTTTGAGCACACAAGGAGCAATAATGTCTCAACACATAATTCGGACTGTCGACGGCAGTGGCATCGCCGTGACGGTCACTCTCGGCTATGATCGGCCACTCGACTTCGTCTTCTGCACCGTTATGAATGCTCAGAACGAGGCAATTTACACCAATCTCGATGACGATGACGCTGGGACGCACCAGCAGGACATTGACTACTACCGGCCGATTCTCGCTCGACTTGGTATTGAGGTTCCAGAAGCGATGTTCGCTGAGGTTGAGTCTGATCAAGCGAATGTCGTTGGCAACCGATTCGTGGATCACACGGTTTCGCGATGATCGCGTGACATCCGAAGAACCTCTCCTGGATGACTTCCGAGGACTGGCGCCCTCGTGCGTCACACGGCACTCTTTGTGCCGTGATTGCCCTCTGCGCGCTATCGATCCTGGATCATCCCCCGCGCCAGCCGCTTAGGCCGGAAACGTAAGGGCTCGGCCAAAGAGAACGGCCGGGAATCTCCACAAGCCCTTTAAGTTCTCATTCCTGAACTCATCCTCATGTCTTCAACAACGCACACAAGGAGGTGCCATGGCAAAGTGTGTCAATAAGGTCATACTGCTCGGCAACGTCGGTAAATCACCCGAGATTCGCAACACTCGGAATGGCATCGTAACGGAGTTGTCACTTGCTACCAATCACTGCGGACGAAATTCCATTTTGACTAAATGCGGCCGAAGAAACCAGACCTGAAATTGAAAGGAGGTCACATGGCCACCACAAGGAACTTCTCCGTAGAGGAGCAACGGAAGCTTTTCGCTCTGCTCGAGACCCCGTTCTCACCGTCCGAAGTCAAATGGCGGGTTGTCCGCAGAGGCCAGCGGGGCCGCCGCGGCAAGGTTCTCCCTTACGCGGACCCTCGGGCTTACACGGATCGCCTGAATCAACTCTTCACCCCTTCTGGGTGGTCGCGCACGTACGCTCTCGCCGCAGTCCCTAATGTCGTCAGGAGAATTGATGGGCGCGAGGTAGTCACGGGAAAAGTTCTCATAAACTGTGTCTTGACCATTCATCGGCTTGGGAGCCACACCGGTAATGGTGAGGAGTGGGCGGACAGCTCTATGGCTGTCACTTCGGCGGAAGCGCAGGCTTTTAAAAGAGCATCCAGCTGTTTTGGTCTCGGTCGTTATCTTTATCGCATTTCCGAACGCTGGGTAGACATTGACCGTCGCGGTGTACCAAAGCGTCTGCCTGCCCTGCCCCTCTGGGCGCTGCCCCCGGATGTCGTCGTCGTACATGGGGCCGAGCCGAGAGGTCCGATTGACCCGAAGTTAACTGGAAAGATCGAGGCCTTTCGGAAGCACCTCGGAGTCGGCATATACACGGAAATTCTTTCCCGTGCAGGCTTCTCTCATGATGCTCGCCTCATCCCAAACGCGAACCGCCAGAAAGACTCCCTCAAGTGGATGGAAGCTGCCGCGCGAGGCTACGACCGGCTACGGCACCTCTCCTCTGGTGGAGGAGCAGAGCACATGGACGCCCTTCTTCAGCACCTGAAACTGACAACCGTCCAGGAGTTACCGA
This DNA window, taken from Granulicella sibirica, encodes the following:
- a CDS encoding Rad52/Rad22 family DNA repair protein encodes the protein MATTRNFSVEEQRKLFALLETPFSPSEVKWRVVRRGQRGRRGKVLPYADPRAYTDRLNQLFTPSGWSRTYALAAVPNVVRRIDGREVVTGKVLINCVLTIHRLGSHTGNGEEWADSSMAVTSAEAQAFKRASSCFGLGRYLYRISERWVDIDRRGVPKRLPALPLWALPPDVVVVHGAEPRGPIDPKLTGKIEAFRKHLGVGIYTEILSRAGFSHDARLIPNANRQKDSLKWMEAAARGYDRLRHLSSGGGAEHMDALLQHLKLTTVQELPSLDALRFVVDTLESVLPQDAA
- a CDS encoding single-stranded DNA-binding protein, whose protein sequence is MAKCVNKVILLGNVGKSPEIRNTRNGIVTELSLATNHCGRNSILTKCGRRNQT